The Natronoarchaeum mannanilyticum nucleotide sequence CGCTCGCGAGACCGTTGACGTAGCCCTGGTGGTGGGTGTCGTGGTGCCAGGTGAGCACTTGCTCGGAGATGTGCGGTTCCAGCGCGTCGTAGTCGTACGGCAGCGGCGGTAGCTCTGGTTCGGATTGTTCGGGCATGTTCAGGACCTCGTGAAATATATCACCGCGGCGGCTGTTAAACTTTTAGAAGCCAATCGTTGACACGTCACACGATCCCTCGGAGCGCGAACCTGCCGCCGATCCGTTCAGTCGTCGCCGCGGGCCGCCTCGAACGTCTCGATCGCCAGTTCCCGCCGCTCGGCGTGGTCGACGATCGGCGCGGGGTAGTCGGGCGCGATCCGCTCGCGCTCGGCGTCCGCGAGTTCGGGCCAGTCGTGGATTTGCTCCGGGTCGGCGTCGCGCAGTTCGGGGACGTACCGCTTGACGTACTCGGCGTCGGGATCGTAGCGCTCGCCCTGCGTCATCGGATTGAAGATGCGGAAGTACGGCTGGGCGTCGGTGCCGGTCGAGGCCGCCCACTGCCAGCCGCCGTTGTCGTTCGCGGTGTCGTGATCGACGAGCTTCTCGCGGAACCAGTCGTACCCCTCGCGCCAGTCGACGAGCAGGTCCTTGGTGAGGAAGGCGGCGACCAGCATCCGGACGCGGTTGTGCACGTACCCCTCCTCGCGGAGCTGGCGCATTCCGGCGTCGACGATCGGATAACCCGTCTCGCCGTCCTTCCAGGCCTGCAGCGCCTCGGGATCCGACCGCCACTCGATCTCGTGCTCGTAGTCTTTGAAGTTCTCCGAGACGACCTCGGGGTTGAAGTTCAGGACGTGCGCGTAGAACTCGCGCCACGCGAGCTGTGACTGGAACTCCTCGACCGACTCGATCTCGGCCTCGCCGTCCGCGAACGCCTTCGCGTCGTCCGTGGCGTCGTACACCTCTCGGACGCCGATCGTCCCCCACTTGAGGTCCGCCGAGAGCCGCGAGGTGCACTCGTCAGCCGGGTAGTCCCGGCGCTCCTCGTACCGGTAGATGTCGCCCTCGCAAAAGTCGGCGAGCCTGTCGCGAGCCGGCTCGGGACCCGCCTCGGGGATCGACGCCTCCGGTTCCTCGAAGCCGAGATCGTCGAGCGTCGGGAGCGACGGCAGGGTCACGTCCGGCAGGTCGTCGGGCTCCGGCGACGCCAGCGCGTCGGCGTCGGGCGCGGGAAACGGGTCGTCTTTCGC carries:
- a CDS encoding deoxyribodipyrimidine photo-lyase, which encodes MQLHWHRRDLRADDNRALAAAAEDGPVCPVFVFDDAVLDHASPPRVAFMLDALLSLRTWYWERGGDLLLARGDPREVLPAIADALDAERVVWNKDYSGLARERDAAVRRALDDADVERASYHDAIIHEPGSITTNEGDHYSVYTYFWKKWRDRAKDDPFPAPDADALASPEPDDLPDVTLPSLPTLDDLGFEEPEASIPEAGPEPARDRLADFCEGDIYRYEERRDYPADECTSRLSADLKWGTIGVREVYDATDDAKAFADGEAEIESVEEFQSQLAWREFYAHVLNFNPEVVSENFKDYEHEIEWRSDPEALQAWKDGETGYPIVDAGMRQLREEGYVHNRVRMLVAAFLTKDLLVDWREGYDWFREKLVDHDTANDNGGWQWAASTGTDAQPYFRIFNPMTQGERYDPDAEYVKRYVPELRDADPEQIHDWPELADAERERIAPDYPAPIVDHAERRELAIETFEAARGDD